A single region of the Mustela lutreola isolate mMusLut2 chromosome 2, mMusLut2.pri, whole genome shotgun sequence genome encodes:
- the TMEM50B gene encoding transmembrane protein 50B encodes MAGFLDNFRWPECECIDWSERRNAVASVVAGILFFTGWWIMIDAAVVYPKPEQLNHAFHTCGVFSTLAFFMINAVSNAQVRGDSYESGCLGRTGARVWLFIGFMLMFGSLIASMWILFGAYVTQNTDVYPGLAVFFQNALIFFSTLIYKFGRTEELWT; translated from the exons ATGGCAGGCTTCCTTGATAATTTCCGCTGGCCAGAATGCGAATGCATTGACTGGAGCGAGAGGCGAAACGCCGTGGCTTCTGTGGTGGCGGGCATATTG TTTTTTACAGGTTGGTGGATAATGATCGACGCGGCCGTGGTGTACCCTAAGCCAGAGCAGCTGAACCATGCCTTTCACACGTGTGGCGTGTTCTCCACCTTGGCTTTCTTCAT GATAAATGCTGTGTCCAATGCTCAGGTGCGGGGGGACAGCTATGAAAGCGGCTGCTTGGGAAGAACAG GTGCTCGAGTTTGGCTCTTCATTGGTTTCATGTTGATGTTCGGGTCACTTATTGCTTCCATGTGGATTCTTTTTGGTGCATATGTCACccaaa ATACCGATGTTTATCCAGGACTAGCTGTGTTTTTTCAAAATGCACTTATATTTTTTAG TACTCTGATCTACAAATTTGGAAGAACTGAAGAGCTGTGGACCTGA